A region from the Rufibacter sp. DG15C genome encodes:
- a CDS encoding TerC family protein, whose product MFDLSIFSNPDVWLSLLTLTFMEVVLGIDNIVFISIVVGRLPKDQQGKGRTIGLMLALVFRIILLMFISAIVNANQPLFTWNLFWMDEPFAVSWRDIILFGGGLFLLAKSTTEIHNKLEGEEEGTSAAGGTSSMGKIIIQIILVDIVFSFDSILTAVGLVEHVSVMIIAVIISMGIMLAFARYVSDFVNEHPTVKMLALSFLILIGVMLVAEAFHVHIPKGYIYFAMFFSLVVEMLNMRLRKKTVPVHLRQNEILDNDGNPETLM is encoded by the coding sequence ATGTTTGACCTCAGTATCTTTTCTAACCCAGACGTCTGGCTAAGCTTGCTCACGCTAACCTTTATGGAGGTGGTGCTGGGAATAGATAACATTGTATTTATCTCCATTGTGGTGGGGCGTCTGCCCAAAGACCAGCAAGGCAAAGGCCGTACCATTGGCCTAATGCTGGCCTTGGTGTTCAGGATTATCCTCTTGATGTTCATCAGCGCCATTGTCAACGCTAATCAGCCACTGTTCACTTGGAACCTGTTTTGGATGGATGAGCCGTTTGCGGTTTCCTGGCGGGACATCATTCTGTTTGGCGGTGGTTTGTTTTTGCTGGCCAAGAGTACTACAGAGATTCACAACAAGCTGGAAGGCGAAGAAGAGGGCACCTCTGCCGCTGGTGGCACCAGCAGCATGGGCAAGATCATTATTCAGATCATTCTAGTGGACATTGTCTTCTCCTTTGACTCTATCTTAACCGCGGTGGGCTTGGTTGAGCACGTAAGCGTCATGATCATTGCCGTGATCATCTCCATGGGAATTATGCTGGCCTTTGCCAGATACGTGAGTGACTTTGTGAACGAGCACCCAACCGTGAAAATGCTGGCTCTGTCCTTCCTGATTCTGATTGGGGTGATGCTGGTGGCCGAGGCCTTCCACGTCCACATCCCGAAGGGCTATATCTACTTTGCCATGTTCTTCTCCTTGGTGGTAGAGATGCTGAACATGCGCCTCAGAAAGAAAACCGTTCCTGTGCATTTGCGCCAGAATGAGATCTTGGACAATGACGGAAACCCCGAGACGTTGATGTAA